Within Brachyhypopomus gauderio isolate BG-103 chromosome 4, BGAUD_0.2, whole genome shotgun sequence, the genomic segment TTTATTGAAAGGATCTTGTTCTGACTGGGAAGCGGTGTTTTCATCTCACGCACGTGCGCGTTTGACGAAAGTACCGGGGTGAACTCAAGCTAAGCGAACAGCACGttaaatacaaacaaacacttggatataaacataagtcgtgatATGTTTGTcacggttggaggaggtgggcgcacactacgagctctgttatgtacgcaactgttgttttctaggtgaaaagtggataaactccgttatcaacactcgttacaacgccactgacctgcgctcacctttaggaagaagagaacagacagtgtcagtagttttgaagctccctcagtcgtgtgcggtgcctttgctgcacctcgtacgTGGTTTATtataaacgtgtgacagaagaaccgcgtctcaccaacgagactcaaagcacaatcacaatatcacagatacttcataccgctagtctcccgttttccactacgccggttttaaaagtattagcggctcgctgggcttgtaaacaaaccgcgcagcacgaagatgtagcagtgtgtcgccctcagagctgctgatgaggtaaccgggccacgacacaccgttagtgcaggtgagagtgtggaccggctggggagccgcaggttggccactcctgttaTAAGATGTACTGTTCTTGAACACCAAATGACATATCTATAATAATCTACTGAAATCTGAAGACGTTCCCATTTTgatctataatatttattacaGGTATCTGGATCATCTTTATGACATCATATTCTAGAATACAAccaaacattagattataactTCTTGATTCATTCATTTCCAGCAGCAAACATAGGTTAGATGAGATGTTGTTTGGTTTTGCCAAAACAATGTACTCACTTAATTTGAGATTAACTTCCCTTAGATTAtttcaatataaaatatacatttgATTGTATTCAAACGGTTTTACAACcaaataaaattttaaaagaacATGGACAACATTAGATGTTCAGAAGAAGAGGTGCCATTCTCCGTTCAGGTTGTGTTGAGTAAAATTGAAAGTGCACAGCTGAATCGAACAAAACAGGTGAGGTCATTACTGTATTTAACCTACTCAGGTAAAAGTTAGCTAAACATCAAAATGATGTATTTAACAATTTTTATTcgtattataaaaaaaaaacactataatcattgtttgttgttttatagGAGATTGCTGAAAAGCTGCAAGTGATCCTGAACAAGATTAATCGTGTTTTCCTCAGCGCGAGGCTGGGCACAGCTATTGAGCATGAGGAAGAGCTCGATGAAGATGAGGTGAAACCCTCTGACAGACAAAATAGGAAGAAATGTGTTCAAATGCTCAGGACCTTCGTACAGTCAAGAACTGACAATAAAAATAACCTCAGTGTGATTTTGGAGTGCCTCAATGATGTCGGTGAGTAGCACCAACTGGCAAGACGAATACAGCAGAACACAGATAGTGCAATGATCAATTCCGTACAAATGACACAAAATGGGGTTTTTACTGTTTTTTAACACCTCTCCTTATCTCCTTCCTTGCAATATTGTGAAAATCACAACCAGCATTATACATGTGTCACTGTAAACACCTTTGTGCACCTACTAACACCCGTCTTATCTCAGGCCAAGAGCTGCAGAACATACAGGATGATAAAAGATTCCAATTAGCAGAATTAGAGGAATGGGTGGTGGAGATTGAAGATAACATCCAGATGTTCCTCTGTGACATGACGTCATGCCTGGTGCGACTGAAAGAGTTAGGGGCTCTGCTGTTTCAGCTGGACAGTAAGCCAaccaaaaagaaaaaggaaggTACCCGAAGGAACACAAATGTGCCTGTGTAAATATTTGTGCTGTACACGATAGAGACTCTTTTTGTTAATACAATAATAGCAgtttcagttttatttataatgtAATGATTTTCCAGAAATTACTAAGGATGGTGTGTGGCGATGGTGGAGGGAGTCAAAGGTTAATGGAAAGATCCTCTGGAAGCTACAGGCATTTCGACCACCTTCAGCTAAAAACATCTTGTTGGAAATCAGTTTAGGGACCAAAACAGCCACAGAGCTCTCCTTTATGCTGGCGGACATGGCTGAATCACTGTCCTGCAACAGAGCCATGGGAATGGCCTTTACATATGCCCAGTCTGGGTTGCAGAATTTGAACGGTGCATTTCAGGAACAGTCATCCCATGTCCAGCACCTGCAAACACTGCTGGATCAGTTGAAGCTTGACTGGCAAGCAGAAGTGAACCGTACCAAAGCAGAGCTTGAGGACTGCAAGAAGAAGGTTGCTAAACTAGAGGGAGAGAACCGCAGACTGAGAGAGGAAAAGGATACCTGTCAGTTACTCGTCCATCAACTGACGGAGGACAACAGGAGTCTGTCTGAACAGCAAACGGCTCTAAGAGCTCCATCTGGAAAGAGGCCAGTGCTTGCACACTCAGCAATGGTGGAGAGTAAGAGCAATCTTCTTGAGGGCTTCCACTCATATGTGTTGAATATTATAGAAACATATCTTTCAAAAATACCAAGGCATAAGGAGAATGACATACCTGAGGAGCTACAGGACAAAGGGCTCAATGCAGATGTTGCCAGTGAACCAGGCATTCTCTATACCATCCTGCTAAATATCATCAATGATTCTTTCAAGAACCTTGATGTCAGTCTATATAGTCATGACCCTGAAATAATTTTGGAAATGGCTACATCAGACATTGAAGTAGATCAAGGCAAGTTCCCTGAGAACGCCACCAAAACATCTGTGAATATCCCAACAGAGATCAGAAACACATTCCCTACGCATAAACTGGACATCTCAAAAATGGATCTTGATGAACAGATTCCTGTAGATCACAACCTAGCAAGAAACAAGAAGTTCCCCGAGCACAAGTGGGACACTGCAGAAGCTCGTGTAGTTGACAAGGAGGCACACGATGAAGACGAAATTGGAGATTCATTGACTGTCATGGAGCAGCTGAGTGACACAAACAGGAGGAAGCAGGATCCCACAGAGCTGCTGGTCCACCACAATGTCCAGCAAATGTGTAGCCAGACAAAGACTAAGCAAACAGAACTAACTGAGGACCAATCAGGTTATTCATTCCAGGAGAGGCTGAGCTGCACCTCAAGCCCAACATCTGACCGTGTAAACGAGGAGGGACCTGATGAGACATGCCAGAAGTCAACGAAACCCCCCCAAACCAAGAGGAGTGTGACAAGGTGTGTCAAGCTGGACGATTCCACTCAAAAACAGAAGGGAACTCTAAAAACATTGCTTCAGTCAGAAAATGTGaagcattttgaaaatgaaatggagagagagggagacaataTATCAAGAACCTTGCTGGAAGGAGTCAGGTATTCACACCCTTTTAGTATCACTTTAAAATAGATCATGACTTTGCAACTGTCTTCTATTGTAGATGTAATAGCAGGTAGATAATAATGAGAGttgaatacattttattttatttgggaTCAAAGCACAAGATGTGGTGTCTATTATTGGTGTATTGATACTGCTTATGGCTTACTGTTTTCATGTTTTACTGTATTTCTGTAGTTGTAATTTCTACAGTGACATTAAATCATCATTAAACTATATCTAACTATTGTTCTGTGTACAAAAGTGAACAAAAGTAATGGATGTCTAAATATTTCTCACCCAGGTATTTTGATTTGTGaaattgttttgtttaatttggCATATAATTTTAAGCAAACATAGCATGCATGTTATAGGTTAGCCTGCGTGGACCCTCTATATAGTATTATTTTATCTTACACAATAAACATGATGACCAGTAGAAAAGCAACTAATTTATAAACGTTTTGGTTCTTTTAAAAAGTATTCCATTAAAAATACCCTTAAACAATGATTCCCCTACAGGTATCAAATGGACCACGAGACCAAAAGGACAAATCTACTCTTGCTGCAGAATGCTATGCAGAATGGCAAAATATCTGTACAACTTTACAAATTATGTAAAGAACTCATGGGAAATGCTCATAATGTAAAACTAAAGTGCCTTGTCTTCCTACTGCGGAAATATATGGCATTTAGAGCATTATGGCAAGTCAGGTACATGTAGCAGTTAGCTTATTTTATACATACAAAAGCCTTCACCAAAGATGTTCATAGTCATTGTATCATAGTGAAAATGTCTACCGTTGCTTTTGCTGCAGGCATCAGCTGAACTTGAAGCTTTGTTCTGCTCGTGAGCAGAGGAACGGGCTGGCCGTGAAGGAGTACTACATCATCCTGACTAAGCTGGAGAGATATGAGGGACTAGTTCTGGGGCGGTGGAGGACTAGGCAAACAGAAGAGGAACGACGTTACCGCACCAGCCTCGGCAGAATCATCTACATGTTCAACCGTGTGAGTGTATAGTAGTGTTAATCTTTTTATTATAGTCATTTTTAAATCTTGATTTTATGTTATTTGGGTGCATGGACATGCAATTCAATGCATTTTCTGTATTGGTCAAGATATATAAGATGTTATCTGGGCTTAAACTTGCCAATCATGTctacagccacacacaaaaaaacagacAATATCTAAAATGTCTGTTAAGGAATGCACAATATTCATAATATtatctttttgtgtttgttgccATATTTCCATATTGTTGTTGCATCCAAGACGGCAGACTGTATCTCCTTTATCATACCTAAGGCCATTTCCATTTAAATGTGCTGGTTTCATGTCAGATGAGGTGAAATACATTTGATCATAAGCCTCCTTTTATTCTCCATACTTTCTTGTTTATGCCACTCTGTTACAAATCATCTCATCTATGCATAAGAATTTTTAAGCAAATTGCCAAATTGCTGAGTAGTCTGcttcacagcaaggcggtctgggttcgattcttgGTCCGGTTCATTCTGTGTGGAggtgcatgttctccctgtgtctgcgtgggtttttTCCGGGTGCTCTGGTTTCcttccacagtccaaagacatgcatgAGACATGAAGTGAAAAAAATTCACTCTTCTCTACGGAAATGCATAAAGCTGGTGACTGCCTTGTTGTTGTCTTACTCTTTGAACAGCTGCGGGAGGAGTACTGTCTGGACCTGCTGAATCCATGTCCTTGCAAAAGCTACTTACTAGGGCATCACTTCTTGGCTTTTGAACCAAGAGAAATACAGAGGCCTGTGATTCATCCACGATGGTGCCACTCCATGAAATCACCAAACTATCTGATGAAACCAAAGAAAAATATTTCTCTTCTACCAGGGACCAGGTGAATTGAGGCATCCAAAACATAATAGTAGAATAGTGAAGCCAGAATCATCGCTCTGAACACGGCCACTATAGAgtcaaaataaaaagaaacaaatatTCTAGTAAAAGATAAATTTATGCAAGCATGAGCATTTGGGTTTATGAATTTTTTAAGCCCAGTATCTTACTAGGTGTATGCTGCCATCAATCACAGAAGAGCTACTcccttaagtatttttaaaagttcGTACAGACCGACTTTTCTGGGGTCATTTCTTCTAGCTTTATTTCTTCTAGACAGTTCAATTACCTGGATGATGGATAACCTCACTATCTTTGAAATGTTTCAGGTGAAGTGATGACTGGTAGAAGTTTTAATGTTGAGGCATAGCAGCATTCTCCAAATCTTCACAGTTTCTTCCACAAGTGTCAGCAGGGCTAGGTCTTGCGTTGTCTTAACCAATAGTGGATGTCTATATTTTAAGACCAAATGTTTCCAATGACAA encodes:
- the LOC143511638 gene encoding uncharacterized protein LOC143511638, with amino-acid sequence MDNIRCSEEEVPFSVQVVLSKIESAQLNRTKQEIAEKLQVILNKINRVFLSARLGTAIEHEEELDEDEVKPSDRQNRKKCVQMLRTFVQSRTDNKNNLSVILECLNDVGQELQNIQDDKRFQLAELEEWVVEIEDNIQMFLCDMTSCLVRLKELGALLFQLDSKPTKKKKEEITKDGVWRWWRESKVNGKILWKLQAFRPPSAKNILLEISLGTKTATELSFMLADMAESLSCNRAMGMAFTYAQSGLQNLNGAFQEQSSHVQHLQTLLDQLKLDWQAEVNRTKAELEDCKKKVAKLEGENRRLREEKDTCQLLVHQLTEDNRSLSEQQTALRAPSGKRPVLAHSAMVESKSNLLEGFHSYVLNIIETYLSKIPRHKENDIPEELQDKGLNADVASEPGILYTILLNIINDSFKNLDVSLYSHDPEIILEMATSDIEVDQGKFPENATKTSVNIPTEIRNTFPTHKLDISKMDLDEQIPVDHNLARNKKFPEHKWDTAEARVVDKEAHDEDEIGDSLTVMEQLSDTNRRKQDPTELLVHHNVQQMCSQTKTKQTELTEDQSGYSFQERLSCTSSPTSDRVNEEGPDETCQKSTKPPQTKRSVTRCVKLDDSTQKQKGTLKTLLQSENVKHFENEMEREGDNISRTLLEGVRYQMDHETKRTNLLLLQNAMQNGKISVQLYKLCKELMGNAHNVKLKCLVFLLRKYMAFRALWQVRHQLNLKLCSAREQRNGLAVKEYYIILTKLERYEGLVLGRWRTRQTEEERRYRTSLGRIIYMFNRLREEYCLDLLNPCPCKSYLLGHHFLAFEPREIQRPVIHPRWCHSMKSPNYLMKPKKNISLLPGTREVARTENPTLWKCPGNGVEVATGPSRTCAGPTIPHLLERSIHYNSSALKALQDSTGGVTEERRDP